A genomic region of Xanthomonas fragariae contains the following coding sequences:
- the ahpC gene encoding alkyl hydroperoxide reductase subunit C — MSLINTQVQPFKANAYHNGNFIEVTEASLKGKWSVLIFMPAAFTFNCPTEVEDAADNYAAFQKAGAEVYIVTTDTHFSHKVWHETSPAVGKAQFPLIGDPTHTLTRTFGVHIEEEGLARRGTFIINPEGVIKTLEIHDNSIARDVTETLRKLAAAQFVANNPGQVCPAKWKEGAKTLAPSLDLVGKI; from the coding sequence ATGTCTCTCATCAACACTCAGGTCCAGCCGTTCAAGGCGAATGCGTACCACAACGGCAACTTCATCGAAGTCACCGAAGCCAGCCTGAAGGGCAAGTGGTCGGTGCTGATCTTCATGCCGGCTGCCTTCACCTTCAACTGCCCGACCGAGGTGGAAGACGCTGCCGACAACTATGCAGCCTTTCAGAAGGCTGGTGCCGAGGTGTACATCGTCACCACCGATACGCACTTCTCGCACAAGGTGTGGCACGAAACCTCCCCGGCCGTGGGCAAGGCGCAGTTCCCGCTGATCGGCGACCCGACCCACACGCTGACCCGCACTTTTGGCGTACACATTGAAGAAGAAGGCCTGGCCCGGCGTGGCACCTTCATCATCAATCCGGAAGGCGTGATCAAGACCCTGGAAATCCACGACAACTCCATCGCTCGCGACGTCACCGAGACGCTGCGCAAGCTGGCCGCAGCGCAGTTCGTGGCCAACAATCCAGGCCAGGTTTGCCCGGCCAAGTGGAAGGAGGGCGCCAAGACCCTGGCTCCGTCGCTGGACCTGGTCGGCAAGATCTAA
- a CDS encoding NUDIX hydrolase produces the protein MNRHDTPPTVVYEGKYQRMVVRGTWEYSERVHAGGLAAIIVAVTPDDAMLFVEQFRVPLQARTIEMPAGLVGDVHADESIELSAIRELEEETGWTAEHAEVLMIGPTSAGASSEKIAFVRATGLRKAGEGGGDASEDITVHEIPRAQVGAWLVQKIAEGYQMDPKLWAGLYLVDHALDGTPRG, from the coding sequence ATGAACCGACACGACACCCCACCCACCGTGGTTTACGAAGGCAAATATCAGCGCATGGTCGTGCGCGGAACTTGGGAATATTCCGAGCGCGTGCATGCCGGGGGCCTGGCCGCGATCATCGTGGCGGTAACGCCGGACGATGCGATGTTGTTTGTCGAACAGTTCCGTGTGCCGTTGCAGGCGCGCACCATCGAAATGCCGGCCGGCCTGGTCGGCGATGTGCATGCCGATGAATCGATCGAACTGTCGGCCATTCGCGAACTGGAAGAAGAGACCGGCTGGACCGCCGAGCACGCCGAAGTGCTGATGATCGGCCCCACCTCGGCCGGCGCCAGCAGCGAGAAGATCGCCTTCGTGCGCGCCACCGGCTTGCGCAAGGCCGGCGAAGGCGGCGGCGATGCCAGCGAAGACATCACAGTGCACGAAATCCCGCGCGCGCAGGTCGGCGCCTGGCTGGTGCAGAAGATTGCCGAGGGCTATCAGATGGACCCCAAGCTGTGGGCCGGCCTGTATCTGGTCGATCACGCACTGGACGGTACCCCGCGTGGCTGA
- the prmC gene encoding peptide chain release factor N(5)-glutamine methyltransferase, protein MSEDLTAISAIPANQLLRQAAERIERRDAEPLLLHALGRDRAWLFAHGRDPVPRSVVETFEALVERRQAGEPVAYLTGSRGFWTLDLAVSTATLIPRADTEVLVELALERFDTLPGRRAADLGTGSGAIALSIASERPQAQVIATDASAAALAVARRNADSHGLRNVECRLGNWFAPLAGEYFNLIASNPPYIATHDPHLQQGDLRYEPASALASGTDGLEDIRLIVAEAPAHLLPGAWLLLEHGWDQGAAVVELLLARGFDAVATHQDLEQRDRVSLARWSHATD, encoded by the coding sequence ATGTCCGAGGATCTCACCGCCATTTCTGCCATTCCCGCCAATCAACTACTGCGGCAGGCAGCCGAGCGGATCGAACGCCGCGATGCCGAACCTTTGTTGCTACACGCACTGGGCCGCGACCGCGCCTGGTTGTTTGCCCACGGTCGCGATCCGGTGCCTCGATCGGTGGTCGAGACGTTCGAGGCACTGGTGGAGCGGCGCCAAGCCGGCGAACCGGTGGCGTACCTGACCGGGTCGCGTGGGTTCTGGACGCTGGATCTGGCGGTTTCGACCGCAACGCTGATTCCACGCGCCGATACCGAGGTGCTGGTCGAGCTTGCCCTGGAGCGTTTCGACACTCTGCCAGGTCGTCGCGCTGCCGATCTGGGCACAGGCAGCGGCGCAATTGCGCTGTCCATCGCCAGCGAGCGGCCGCAGGCGCAGGTGATCGCTACCGATGCCAGCGCTGCGGCGCTGGCCGTGGCCCGGCGCAATGCCGACAGCCACGGGTTGCGCAACGTGGAATGTCGGCTGGGCAACTGGTTTGCGCCGCTGGCCGGCGAGTATTTCAATCTAATCGCCAGCAACCCCCCGTATATCGCAACGCACGATCCACATCTGCAGCAGGGCGATCTGCGCTATGAACCAGCCAGTGCATTGGCCTCGGGCACGGATGGATTGGAAGACATCCGCCTGATCGTGGCCGAGGCGCCTGCGCATCTGCTACCGGGAGCCTGGCTGCTGCTCGAACACGGTTGGGACCAGGGCGCAGCGGTGGTCGAGCTATTGCTGGCGCGCGGTTTCGATGCGGTGGCCACGCATCAGGATCTGGAACAGCGCGATCGGGTGAGCTTGGCGCGGTGGTCGCACGCAACGGATTGA
- a CDS encoding LysR substrate-binding domain-containing protein: protein MNLRDLKYLVALADHKHFGRAATACFVSQPTLSTQIKKLEDELGVSLVERAPRKVMLTPAGREAAVRARSIVAEVEQMKEAARRSQDPEAGTARLGIFPTLAPYLLPHVVPRIRERFPRLELLLIEEKSDQLVHQLREGRLDAALLALPLQDDQLHTEFLFEEPFVLAVPEGHPLSRHDSVTLDDLSEQRLLLLEDGHCLREQALDVCHLAGALEKSEFQATSLETLRQMVAANVGVTLLPLLAVKPPVARSDNICLIRFREDKQPSRRIAMAWRRSSAMTAFLEQLSQLFKELPDSLFTPDQPAISPKAVAA, encoded by the coding sequence ATGAATCTGCGTGACCTGAAATATCTGGTGGCCCTGGCCGACCACAAGCATTTCGGCCGTGCTGCAACGGCCTGTTTTGTCAGTCAGCCAACACTGTCCACGCAGATCAAGAAACTCGAAGACGAGCTCGGCGTGTCGCTGGTGGAGCGCGCACCACGCAAGGTGATGCTGACCCCGGCCGGACGCGAAGCCGCGGTGCGCGCGCGCAGCATCGTGGCCGAAGTGGAACAGATGAAAGAAGCTGCACGCCGCAGCCAGGACCCCGAAGCGGGCACCGCGCGGCTGGGCATCTTCCCCACATTGGCACCGTATCTGCTACCGCATGTGGTGCCACGCATCCGCGAGCGCTTTCCGCGCCTGGAACTGTTGCTGATCGAAGAAAAGAGCGATCAGCTGGTGCATCAGTTGCGCGAAGGTCGCCTGGATGCGGCGCTGCTTGCGCTGCCGTTGCAGGACGACCAACTGCATACCGAATTCCTGTTCGAAGAACCGTTCGTGCTGGCCGTACCGGAAGGCCACCCGCTGTCGCGCCACGACAGCGTGACGCTGGACGATCTATCCGAGCAGCGCTTGTTGCTGTTGGAAGACGGCCATTGCCTGCGCGAACAGGCGTTGGATGTGTGCCATCTTGCCGGCGCGCTGGAGAAATCCGAATTCCAGGCCACCAGCCTGGAAACCCTGCGCCAAATGGTGGCCGCCAATGTCGGTGTGACCTTGTTGCCGCTGCTGGCGGTCAAACCGCCGGTTGCACGCTCGGACAATATCTGTCTGATCCGTTTTCGCGAAGACAAGCAGCCCAGCCGTCGCATCGCCATGGCTTGGCGTCGCAGCTCGGCGATGACGGCGTTTCTAGAGCAACTCTCGCAGTTGTTCAAGGAATTGCCGGACAGCTTGTTCACACCGGATCAGCCGGCCATCAGCCCCAAGGCCGTCGCTGCCTAA
- the pip gene encoding prolyl aminopeptidase, with protein sequence MRTLYPEITPYDHGTLQVDDRHTLYFEQCGNPQGKPVVLLHGGPGGGCNNKMRRFHDPARYRIVLFDQRGAGRSTPHADLVDNTTWDLVADIERLRAHLGIGRWQVFGGSWGSTLALAYAQTHPQQVTELVLRGIFLLRRFELEWFYQEGASRLFPDAWEHYVNAIPPVERADLISAFHRRLTSDDQATRLVAAKAWSVWEGATSFLHVDDDFVTGHEHAHFALAFARIENHYFVNGGFFDVEDQLLRDAHRIADIPGVIVHGRYDVVCPLQSAWDLHKVWPKSTLQISPASGHSGFEPENVDALVRATDGFA encoded by the coding sequence ATGCGCACGCTCTATCCCGAGATCACGCCGTACGACCACGGCACGCTCCAGGTCGACGACCGCCACACCCTGTATTTCGAGCAATGCGGCAATCCGCAGGGTAAGCCGGTGGTCCTGCTGCACGGCGGCCCCGGCGGCGGCTGCAATAACAAGATGCGTCGCTTCCACGACCCGGCCAGGTACCGCATCGTGCTGTTCGATCAGCGCGGCGCGGGCCGCTCCACCCCGCATGCCGATCTGGTGGACAACACCACCTGGGATCTGGTCGCCGATATCGAACGGCTGCGTGCGCATCTGGGCATCGGGCGCTGGCAAGTCTTCGGCGGCAGTTGGGGCTCGACGCTGGCGTTGGCCTATGCGCAGACCCATCCGCAACAGGTCACCGAGCTGGTGCTGCGCGGCATCTTCCTGCTGCGTCGCTTCGAACTGGAATGGTTCTACCAGGAAGGCGCCAGCCGCTTGTTCCCGGATGCCTGGGAGCATTATGTCAATGCGATTCCGCCAGTGGAGCGCGCCGATCTGATCTCCGCGTTCCATCGCCGCCTGACCAGCGACGACCAAGCCACGCGGCTGGTTGCGGCCAAGGCGTGGAGCGTGTGGGAAGGCGCCACCAGCTTCCTGCATGTGGACGACGATTTCGTCACCGGGCATGAGCACGCGCACTTCGCATTGGCGTTCGCGCGCATCGAAAACCACTACTTCGTCAACGGCGGTTTTTTCGACGTCGAAGATCAGCTGCTGCGCGACGCGCACCGCATCGCCGACATCCCCGGCGTGATCGTGCACGGCCGCTACGATGTGGTGTGCCCGCTGCAAAGCGCATGGGATCTGCACAAGGTGTGGCCGAAGTCGACACTGCAGATCAGCCCGGCATCCGGCCATTCGGGCTTCGAGCCGGAAAACGTCGATGCGCTGGTGCGTGCGACCGATGGGTTTGCCTGA
- the rnk gene encoding nucleoside diphosphate kinase regulator, translating to MTLQHHSGLLPSVLVSSHDLARLEALLDSPAFSKQTAATALSDTLGRARVVPPDQVPGDVVTMHSRIECEDELHGERHTLTLVYPHEADVLHSRISVLAPVGSALLGLSVGQSSDWRTPDGRNLRLRVTAVHAQPAAAGDLQR from the coding sequence ATGACCTTGCAACACCACAGCGGCTTGCTGCCTTCCGTCCTTGTCTCCAGCCACGACCTTGCCCGGCTTGAGGCATTGCTCGATTCCCCAGCGTTCAGCAAGCAGACCGCCGCCACCGCGCTGAGCGACACATTGGGCCGCGCACGCGTGGTGCCACCCGACCAGGTTCCCGGCGATGTTGTCACCATGCACTCACGCATCGAATGCGAAGACGAGCTGCATGGCGAACGGCATACGCTCACCCTGGTATATCCGCATGAGGCCGATGTGCTGCACAGCCGCATCTCGGTGCTTGCGCCGGTCGGCAGTGCGCTGCTCGGCCTGTCGGTCGGTCAGAGCAGTGACTGGCGCACGCCCGACGGACGCAATTTGCGCCTGCGCGTGACTGCCGTGCACGCTCAACCCGCAGCTGCGGGCGACCTGCAACGCTGA
- a CDS encoding HEPN domain-containing protein has translation MFVQSEEIQEFGAKTLREAVRDLQFIGKQIAQFEKLSFKQLTSHMRSCKADMWCELEHPNKGNPIVCGAAAWAKFTHLVDLICSERPEFARRVGRPALHKAIKRGYVSLVLDLGKPISNLLAKELLEFACGEAGKSIRDSEHSIPCDLFAAGFVEKFQVGPVEFMRRQLFFRERKISLKSGIDAGVREGLIKKDEWVAKGYSPDQMKDEAEFRAYGRAMYAKAIRIYRGYRWVGCVKIHHHVDDVAEQLAIRIVNLAIHVLRLVIGAGVTSGLGVAWSPTTPHRDANLWFDSNGYMRVKLSIRVKGVVALMDWEEVLRPPFLPYLTSFGSSLFALAEGRDVSHIQQRLIDSVTWFGDASTDMESAAKIVKYVSAIERVIIAGRQAGTRVTFMKRLQALYEGFECDGSSNIGDRASRLYAARSAILHGEISHRDAGLKRVAEEAEDIARLCLHCISHLYPMLLCCYGNISSELLEKLLSKVQVDGVEWIVSEYERKLLKIR, from the coding sequence ATGTTTGTCCAGTCTGAAGAGATACAAGAATTTGGTGCAAAGACTCTACGGGAGGCCGTTCGCGACCTCCAATTCATAGGCAAGCAAATCGCACAATTTGAGAAGTTAAGCTTCAAACAATTGACGTCGCACATGCGTAGCTGCAAAGCAGATATGTGGTGTGAGCTTGAGCATCCGAACAAAGGAAACCCAATAGTTTGTGGGGCAGCTGCATGGGCGAAATTCACGCATTTGGTTGATTTGATTTGTAGTGAGCGCCCCGAGTTCGCAAGAAGAGTTGGTCGTCCAGCTCTGCATAAGGCTATTAAAAGAGGTTATGTCAGTCTAGTGCTTGATCTCGGAAAGCCTATAAGTAACTTGCTTGCAAAAGAGCTTCTTGAATTTGCTTGTGGTGAGGCAGGAAAATCCATAAGAGATAGTGAGCACAGCATCCCTTGCGATCTTTTTGCCGCGGGTTTTGTTGAAAAATTTCAGGTTGGCCCCGTTGAGTTCATGCGTAGACAGCTTTTTTTTCGAGAGCGTAAGATTTCGCTCAAAAGCGGGATTGATGCAGGTGTTCGTGAGGGTCTTATAAAAAAAGATGAGTGGGTAGCTAAAGGCTACTCGCCTGATCAGATGAAGGATGAGGCCGAATTCCGCGCGTATGGTCGAGCTATGTATGCTAAAGCTATAAGAATTTACCGAGGCTATCGTTGGGTGGGTTGCGTAAAAATTCATCATCACGTGGATGATGTCGCCGAGCAGCTGGCTATTCGTATTGTTAACTTGGCGATTCATGTGCTCCGACTAGTGATTGGGGCTGGTGTGACATCTGGTTTGGGGGTGGCTTGGTCTCCCACTACGCCTCATCGTGATGCTAATTTATGGTTTGATTCCAATGGATACATGAGAGTTAAGCTTTCAATTCGCGTGAAAGGTGTGGTTGCGCTCATGGACTGGGAGGAGGTTCTTAGACCGCCATTCTTGCCTTACTTGACCAGCTTTGGCTCAAGCTTATTCGCGTTGGCTGAAGGGCGGGATGTTTCTCATATCCAGCAGCGGTTAATCGATTCGGTTACTTGGTTTGGTGATGCTTCAACTGATATGGAGTCAGCTGCGAAGATTGTTAAATATGTCTCCGCTATTGAGCGTGTCATAATTGCTGGCCGCCAAGCGGGTACGCGAGTGACATTTATGAAGCGTTTGCAAGCTTTATATGAAGGGTTTGAATGTGACGGTTCATCTAATATAGGTGATCGGGCAAGTCGTTTATATGCTGCACGTTCTGCCATTCTGCATGGTGAGATTTCTCATAGAGATGCTGGTTTAAAGAGGGTAGCGGAGGAGGCTGAAGATATCGCGAGATTGTGTTTGCACTGTATCTCTCATCTCTATCCGATGCTTCTTTGCTGCTATGGGAATATTTCTTCCGAACTTCTTGAAAAGCTTCTAAGCAAAGTGCAGGTCGATGGAGTTGAATGGATTGTGAGTGAGTATGAGAGGAAACTGCTGAAAATTCGTTAG
- the ahpF gene encoding alkyl hydroperoxide reductase subunit F produces MLDATLKTQLTAYLERVTRPIQIDASIDDTPQAREMLDLLEDLLLLSDKISLDIHRDDNQRKPSFALTTPGQDISLRFAGLPMGHEFTSLVLALLQVGGHPSKATAELIEQVQQLDGDYQFETYFSLSCQNCPDVVQALNLAAVLNPRIKHVAIDGALFQDEVETRQIMSVPTVYLNGKLFDQGRMTLEQIVAKLDTNAAKREAARIAAKDAFEVLVVGGGPAGSAAAVYAARKGIRTGVAAERFGGQVLDTMSIENFISVPETEGPKMAAALEQHVRQYDVDIMNLQRAEQLIPAGADGLIEIKLANGASLKSKTVILSTGARWRQMNVPGEDQYKNKGVAYCPHCDGPLFKGKRVAVIGGGNSGVEAAIDLAGVVAHVTLVEFDDKLRADEVLQRKLRSLHNVRIITSAQTTEVLGDGQKVTGLVYKDRTGGDIQHVELEGVFVQIGLLPNTEFLKGSVALSPRGEIIVDDRGQTNVPGVFAAGDATTVPYKQIVIAMGEGSKAALSAFDYLIRSSAPISADKVAKAA; encoded by the coding sequence ATGTTGGATGCCACGCTCAAGACCCAGCTGACTGCCTACCTGGAACGGGTCACGCGACCGATCCAGATCGATGCCTCGATCGACGACACGCCCCAGGCCCGCGAAATGCTCGACCTGCTTGAGGATCTGCTGTTGCTGTCGGACAAGATCAGCCTGGATATCCACCGTGACGACAACCAGCGCAAACCTTCGTTCGCACTGACCACGCCGGGCCAGGATATCTCGCTGCGCTTTGCCGGCCTGCCGATGGGCCATGAGTTCACCTCGCTGGTGCTGGCACTGCTACAGGTCGGCGGTCACCCGTCCAAGGCCACTGCCGAGCTGATCGAGCAGGTGCAGCAGCTGGATGGCGACTACCAGTTCGAGACCTATTTCTCGCTGTCGTGCCAGAACTGCCCGGACGTGGTGCAGGCGCTGAATCTTGCCGCCGTGCTCAACCCGCGCATCAAGCACGTCGCCATAGACGGTGCGCTGTTCCAGGACGAAGTCGAAACCCGCCAGATCATGTCGGTGCCGACCGTGTACTTGAACGGCAAGCTGTTCGACCAGGGCCGCATGACGCTGGAGCAGATCGTCGCCAAGCTCGACACCAACGCCGCAAAGCGAGAAGCCGCCAGGATCGCGGCCAAGGACGCGTTCGAGGTGCTGGTCGTCGGCGGTGGTCCGGCCGGTTCGGCAGCGGCGGTGTATGCCGCGCGCAAGGGCATCCGCACCGGCGTGGCCGCCGAGCGTTTCGGTGGTCAGGTGCTGGACACCATGTCGATCGAGAACTTCATCTCGGTGCCGGAAACCGAAGGCCCGAAGATGGCCGCCGCATTGGAACAGCACGTGCGCCAGTACGACGTGGACATCATGAATCTACAGCGCGCCGAGCAGCTGATCCCGGCCGGTGCCGATGGCCTGATCGAAATCAAGCTGGCCAATGGCGCATCGCTCAAGAGCAAGACCGTGATCCTGTCCACCGGTGCACGCTGGAGGCAGATGAATGTGCCGGGCGAAGACCAGTACAAGAACAAGGGCGTGGCCTATTGCCCGCATTGTGACGGCCCGCTGTTCAAGGGCAAGCGCGTTGCGGTGATCGGCGGCGGCAACTCGGGCGTGGAAGCGGCGATCGATCTGGCCGGTGTCGTGGCGCATGTCACGCTGGTGGAATTCGACGACAAGCTGCGCGCCGATGAAGTATTGCAACGCAAGCTGCGCAGCCTGCACAACGTGCGCATCATCACCAGCGCACAGACTACAGAAGTGCTTGGCGATGGCCAGAAAGTGACAGGCCTGGTCTACAAGGACCGCACCGGTGGCGATATCCAGCATGTCGAGTTGGAAGGCGTGTTCGTGCAGATCGGCTTGCTGCCCAACACCGAATTCCTCAAGGGATCGGTGGCGTTGTCGCCACGCGGTGAGATCATCGTCGACGACCGTGGCCAGACCAACGTACCCGGCGTGTTCGCCGCGGGCGACGCCACCACGGTGCCGTACAAGCAGATCGTGATCGCGATGGGCGAAGGTTCCAAAGCGGCACTGAGCGCGTTCGATTACTTGATCCGCTCCAGCGCCCCGATCAGCGCCGACAAGGTGGCCAAAGCTGCGTAA
- a CDS encoding N-formylglutamate amidohydrolase encodes MAEATTYHLLGAEDPVPFRVHNAQAASPWLLIADHAGQRVPARLSNLGLPQHELDRHIGWDIGIAEVTRLLADALDATAITQTYSRLVIDCNRPHGAASLMPEISDGTPIPGNLKLTLTDRQQRINEIFAPYHARISAELDARAQSDRPTLLVSMHSFTPIMAGTARPWHAGVLYNRDTRLAHRLLQALRAEPELVVGDNQPYAVSDTTDYAIPVYGEGRGLLHVELELRQDLIADAAGQQAWAQRLARILPQLASFQKTSKYVYSKECT; translated from the coding sequence GTGGCTGAAGCGACCACCTATCACCTGCTCGGCGCCGAAGATCCCGTACCGTTCAGGGTGCACAACGCACAGGCCGCATCACCGTGGCTGTTGATCGCCGACCACGCCGGCCAACGCGTGCCGGCGCGGCTGAGCAATCTTGGTTTGCCGCAGCACGAACTGGACCGCCATATTGGCTGGGATATCGGCATCGCCGAAGTCACCCGCTTATTGGCCGATGCGCTGGATGCAACCGCCATCACTCAGACTTATTCGCGCCTGGTGATCGACTGCAACCGCCCGCATGGCGCCGCCAGCCTGATGCCGGAAATCAGCGACGGCACGCCGATTCCCGGCAACCTGAAATTGACGCTCACCGATCGGCAGCAGCGTATCAACGAGATCTTTGCGCCGTACCACGCACGCATCTCGGCAGAACTCGATGCACGTGCACAGAGCGATCGACCGACACTACTGGTCTCGATGCATAGCTTCACCCCGATCATGGCTGGCACCGCGCGGCCCTGGCACGCAGGCGTGCTGTACAACCGCGACACGCGGCTGGCGCATCGCCTGTTGCAGGCCCTGCGCGCCGAACCGGAGCTGGTAGTCGGCGACAACCAGCCGTATGCGGTCAGCGATACCACCGACTACGCGATACCGGTCTATGGCGAAGGCCGCGGGTTACTGCATGTGGAACTGGAACTGCGCCAGGATCTGATTGCCGATGCCGCCGGGCAACAGGCGTGGGCACAGCGGTTAGCGCGCATTTTACCGCAGCTGGCTAGCTTTCAGAAGACAAGCAAATACGTTTATAGCAAAGAATGTACCTAA
- a CDS encoding transaldolase produces the protein MTASPSKLAQLRELSVVVADTGDYDAIKRLKPVDCTTNPTLVKKALDLPVYSDLLERELAWGREHGGENRTSTFNEVADRLTIGVGVKLSELVPGRVSTEVDADLAYDTQATIAKARKFVAMYAERGVPKDKILIKIAATWEGIEAARQLQLDGIDCNLTLIFNRSQALACAEAGAFLISPFVGRILDYYVAQGQTPASIDEDPGVVFVRTVYNTFKQRGSSTVVMGASFRSTAQIEALAGCDRLTISPELLEKLEAEQGNLPRKLSPAKADNAQVTSIDGDSFAADLAADAMATDKLASGIDTFAKDLQALRKTIADKLAS, from the coding sequence ATGACTGCATCCCCCTCCAAGCTTGCCCAGCTGCGCGAATTGTCCGTCGTCGTTGCCGACACCGGCGACTACGACGCAATCAAGCGGCTGAAGCCGGTCGACTGCACCACCAACCCCACTCTGGTCAAAAAAGCGCTGGACTTGCCGGTCTATTCGGACCTGCTCGAACGCGAACTGGCCTGGGGCCGCGAACACGGCGGCGAAAATCGCACCAGCACCTTCAATGAAGTAGCCGACCGCCTCACCATCGGCGTGGGCGTCAAGCTGTCCGAACTGGTGCCCGGCCGCGTCTCCACCGAGGTCGATGCCGACCTGGCCTACGACACCCAGGCCACCATCGCCAAGGCGCGCAAGTTTGTCGCGATGTATGCCGAGCGCGGTGTACCTAAGGACAAGATCCTGATCAAGATCGCAGCGACCTGGGAAGGTATCGAAGCGGCCCGTCAGCTGCAGTTGGACGGCATCGATTGCAACCTGACGCTGATCTTCAACCGCTCGCAGGCGCTTGCCTGTGCAGAGGCCGGCGCGTTCCTGATCTCACCGTTCGTGGGCCGTATCCTGGATTACTACGTGGCACAGGGGCAGACCCCGGCAAGCATCGACGAAGATCCTGGCGTAGTGTTTGTGCGCACCGTCTACAACACGTTCAAACAGCGCGGCTCGTCCACCGTGGTAATGGGCGCCTCGTTCCGCTCCACCGCGCAGATTGAAGCGCTGGCCGGTTGCGATCGTCTGACCATCTCGCCGGAACTGCTGGAAAAGCTCGAAGCCGAACAGGGCAACCTGCCACGCAAGCTCTCGCCTGCGAAAGCCGACAACGCCCAGGTCACCTCGATCGACGGCGACAGCTTCGCCGCCGACCTGGCCGCCGATGCGATGGCCACCGACAAACTGGCCAGCGGCATCGACACCTTCGCCAAGGACCTGCAGGCACTGCGCAAGACCATCGCCGACAAACTCGCCAGCTGA
- the msrA gene encoding peptide-methionine (S)-S-oxide reductase MsrA, whose product MLGIGAFKQRLPRPGEALPGREQALPLHNTHLINGHPLRGDFIGMAQVQFGLGCFWGAERKFWNVPGVYTTAVGYAGGETPNATYAEVCSGQTGHTEAVLVVYDEQSVSFAQLLRTFWESHDPTQGMQQGNDVGTQYRSAIYCKAQAQYDAALASRDAYQQQLDAAGYGAITTEIRFPAPTFYYAEDDHQQYLAKHPNGYCGLGGTGVSCPIGLDA is encoded by the coding sequence ATGCTGGGAATCGGCGCCTTCAAACAACGCCTGCCACGTCCAGGCGAAGCTCTGCCAGGCCGTGAGCAAGCGCTGCCGCTGCACAACACGCACCTGATCAACGGCCATCCGTTGCGCGGGGACTTCATCGGCATGGCCCAGGTGCAATTCGGGCTTGGCTGCTTCTGGGGCGCGGAACGCAAGTTCTGGAACGTGCCTGGGGTGTACACCACGGCGGTGGGGTATGCCGGTGGCGAAACACCCAATGCGACGTATGCCGAAGTATGTTCCGGACAGACCGGCCATACCGAAGCAGTGTTGGTGGTCTACGACGAACAGTCGGTGTCGTTCGCGCAATTGCTGCGCACTTTCTGGGAAAGCCACGACCCTACCCAGGGCATGCAGCAAGGCAACGATGTCGGCACGCAATACCGTTCGGCGATCTATTGCAAGGCACAGGCGCAATACGACGCCGCGCTTGCAAGCCGCGATGCGTACCAGCAGCAGCTGGACGCCGCAGGATATGGCGCAATCACCACGGAGATCCGTTTCCCGGCGCCCACGTTTTATTACGCCGAAGACGATCACCAGCAATATCTCGCCAAGCATCCCAATGGTTATTGCGGGCTTGGCGGAACGGGAGTGAGTTGCCCGATCGGGCTGGATGCCTGA
- a CDS encoding response regulator transcription factor produces METSTTAGDGRLTLRREASDSARWQALSDAAVALRQAQTPEQACDAVLGRVLLLLGLEHGAVLAQRGPRAQVLASRGRALPPGTSAAGDSHEAVWLMPPRPTDMREVKVPIHALGTTHGRVCVAWNDSRPAPGNDDVQAVQAFALLLPAMVAEPAKPIATRRRKPVQDDRLSALSKREKQVLSLLPRGLTNATLAAELGISPGTVKVHVERILQKLEVKDRTQAAVYAVQAGLAP; encoded by the coding sequence ATGGAAACCTCGACCACTGCTGGCGATGGGCGCCTGACCTTACGGCGTGAAGCGTCCGACAGCGCGCGTTGGCAGGCGCTGTCGGACGCCGCGGTGGCGCTGCGTCAGGCGCAGACACCCGAGCAGGCCTGCGATGCAGTGTTGGGGCGCGTGCTGCTGTTGCTGGGTCTGGAACATGGCGCGGTGCTGGCGCAACGCGGGCCACGCGCCCAGGTGCTGGCCAGCCGCGGCCGCGCATTGCCGCCTGGCACCAGTGCAGCCGGCGACAGTCATGAGGCGGTCTGGCTGATGCCGCCGCGCCCGACCGATATGCGCGAGGTCAAGGTGCCGATCCATGCACTGGGCACCACCCATGGCAGGGTGTGCGTGGCCTGGAACGATAGCCGCCCCGCACCCGGCAACGACGATGTACAGGCGGTGCAGGCGTTCGCCTTGCTGCTGCCGGCGATGGTGGCCGAACCGGCCAAACCGATCGCCACGCGCCGGCGCAAACCGGTGCAGGACGATCGCCTCAGCGCGCTGAGTAAACGCGAAAAACAGGTGCTGTCGCTGCTGCCACGCGGGCTGACCAATGCCACGCTCGCAGCTGAACTGGGGATTTCGCCCGGCACTGTGAAAGTACATGTGGAGCGAATCCTGCAGAAACTTGAGGTAAAAGATCGCACCCAGGCTGCGGTGTACGCAGTCCAAGCCGGACTCGCGCCATGA